A stretch of the Arcobacter sp. LA11 genome encodes the following:
- a CDS encoding MotA/TolQ/ExbB proton channel family protein, with product MFELLEYIDRGGIIVYILIVLNIIGFSIMLWKFLEITIAKFRKETVAKRIIETIEKSNDKYEDKTFQNALDKYVNGLEWGLNTVKIIASIAPLIGLLGTVVGVLNSFDSISKAGLGDPTIFSTGISIALITTVAGLIVAIPHYIGYNYLVGFIDNLEHKIEERVISKL from the coding sequence ATGTTTGAGTTACTTGAGTACATTGATAGAGGGGGTATAATTGTTTATATCTTAATTGTGTTAAATATAATTGGATTTTCAATTATGTTATGGAAATTTTTAGAGATTACTATTGCTAAATTTAGAAAAGAGACTGTTGCTAAAAGAATTATTGAAACAATAGAAAAAAGTAATGATAAATATGAAGATAAAACTTTTCAAAATGCACTTGATAAATATGTAAATGGTTTAGAATGGGGATTAAATACTGTAAAAATTATTGCCTCTATTGCACCTTTGATAGGTTTACTTGGAACTGTTGTTGGTGTTTTGAATTCGTTTGATTCTATATCAAAAGCTGGTCTTGGTGATCCAACAATTTTCTCTACAGGTATTTCAATTGCATTGATTACTACAGTTGCAGGTCTTATTGTAGCAATACCACATTATATTGGATATAACTATCTAGTTGGTTTTATTGATAATTTAGAACATAAAATAGAAGAAAGAGTTATTTCTAAATTATGA
- a CDS encoding FeoA family protein, giving the protein MKRKQLTTLDKLSKGQKATIKDIKTTGKLLQKLLDMGFIINTTIEVIRIAPLYDPIEVKLHNYHISLRKDEAKLIEIYF; this is encoded by the coding sequence ATGAAAAGAAAACAATTAACTACTCTTGATAAATTATCAAAAGGGCAAAAAGCTACAATAAAAGATATTAAAACTACTGGAAAACTTTTACAAAAACTCTTAGATATGGGATTTATCATAAATACAACTATAGAAGTTATTAGAATCGCCCCATTATATGACCCAATAGAAGTCAAATTACATAATTATCATATAAGTCTTAGAAAAGACGAAGCAAAACTAATAGAAATATATTTTTAA
- the feoB gene encoding ferrous iron transport protein B has translation MKNIKIALAGQPNCGKSTIFNLVSGIEQHIANYPGVTIDKKVGFFKYQKKKIEMVDLPGTYSFTSYSLEERVAKDFILNEKLDVIVNVIDASNIKRNLYLTFQLLEIGIPVIIVLNMMDVASRRDIKINSKEMSKLLNCPVVEASGAKNIGSNEIMKNIIQTFEKKDQYEFFKINYEELESHILNIENKIFDEKSNLNKRWLSIKVLENDTTIINRLKKEFINIETFKEKEILHFQKNYNKNISSLLASFRYESADIIYHRTVKEENIKKETLTQKVDKIILNKFLALPILIGIMFIVYQVSIVWGYKLTDYTWPILAAFKNFFIEILPKGDFIDIPMVTSFSIWMINSANALMNYIPIFFILFALIAIMEDVGYMPRMAFILDRVFKKFGLHGQSTLPLVLGGAMVGGCAVPGVMSTKGIADDRARMATILAVPYMNCLAKVPFYTLLLGAFFKPDMAIMMFFISTVTLFIAMIVSKLLTMTILKTRETSPFLMELPPYHMPTFKGVLIRASQRVWQYIKKIVTIVLAVAIVLFSMIQFPGISDESKNKYGLQIKNALLSFDKKAKKSKYYENVNTKNNVSQLLNFYDSYKSKRMTITTKEKIEELDKKYIVLNKTFFKFIKPKKDKEAKKINKILRKLSKQRKRILKSIKNEKVENSLLGMIGRSIEPVSKYAGFDWKINVAFLSSFAARESAVATLGTLYENNKADNMRAEDAMAQNSGYTPLHGTAIIIFMILTPPCIATMIVVKMQTNSYRWMLFAIFFPVFLGISISSIIFTTGLKNNWTGVEAMTYFYIFAITIALVIGLFPNKRINWKGGINSKTNKRIKEIENC, from the coding sequence ATGAAGAATATAAAAATTGCATTAGCAGGACAACCAAACTGTGGAAAATCTACAATCTTCAATTTAGTTAGTGGTATAGAACAACATATAGCAAACTATCCAGGTGTTACTATTGACAAAAAAGTAGGATTTTTTAAATATCAAAAGAAAAAAATTGAGATGGTTGATCTACCTGGAACATATTCTTTTACATCTTATTCATTAGAAGAAAGAGTTGCAAAAGATTTTATACTCAACGAAAAACTAGATGTCATCGTAAATGTTATAGATGCCTCTAATATAAAAAGAAATCTCTATTTAACATTTCAACTTTTAGAAATTGGTATTCCAGTTATAATCGTTTTAAATATGATGGATGTTGCTTCAAGAAGAGATATTAAAATTAACTCAAAAGAGATGTCAAAACTTTTAAACTGTCCAGTAGTAGAAGCTTCAGGAGCGAAAAATATTGGTAGCAATGAAATTATGAAAAATATTATTCAAACCTTTGAGAAAAAAGACCAATATGAATTTTTCAAAATTAACTACGAAGAACTTGAAAGTCATATTTTAAATATTGAAAATAAAATCTTTGACGAAAAATCAAATTTAAATAAAAGATGGCTTTCAATAAAAGTATTAGAAAATGATACTACTATTATAAATCGTTTAAAAAAAGAGTTTATTAATATAGAGACCTTTAAAGAAAAAGAAATACTCCATTTCCAAAAAAATTATAATAAAAATATATCCTCACTACTTGCTTCTTTTAGATATGAGTCTGCTGATATTATTTACCATAGAACAGTTAAAGAAGAAAATATAAAAAAAGAGACTCTAACTCAAAAAGTGGACAAAATTATTCTAAACAAATTTTTAGCACTTCCTATTTTAATAGGAATTATGTTTATAGTTTATCAAGTTTCTATTGTATGGGGATATAAGCTTACTGATTATACTTGGCCAATACTTGCGGCATTTAAAAACTTTTTTATCGAAATCCTTCCAAAGGGAGATTTTATAGATATCCCCATGGTTACTAGCTTTAGTATATGGATGATTAATAGTGCAAATGCTTTGATGAATTATATTCCCATTTTCTTTATTTTGTTTGCTCTTATTGCTATTATGGAAGATGTAGGATATATGCCAAGAATGGCTTTTATTCTAGATAGAGTATTTAAAAAATTTGGTCTGCATGGACAATCAACTTTGCCACTTGTACTAGGAGGAGCAATGGTTGGAGGATGTGCCGTACCCGGAGTAATGTCAACCAAAGGTATCGCAGATGATAGAGCAAGAATGGCAACAATTCTAGCTGTTCCTTACATGAATTGTCTTGCTAAAGTACCTTTTTACACCCTTCTTTTAGGTGCTTTTTTCAAACCAGATATGGCGATTATGATGTTTTTTATTTCTACTGTTACACTTTTTATCGCAATGATTGTATCTAAACTTTTGACAATGACAATATTAAAAACTAGAGAAACCTCACCTTTTCTAATGGAACTACCACCATATCACATGCCAACTTTTAAAGGAGTGTTAATAAGAGCAAGTCAAAGAGTCTGGCAATATATTAAAAAGATTGTAACTATTGTATTAGCCGTTGCAATTGTACTTTTTAGTATGATTCAATTTCCTGGAATTAGTGATGAATCAAAAAACAAGTATGGTTTACAAATTAAAAATGCTCTTTTAAGTTTTGATAAAAAAGCTAAAAAATCAAAATATTATGAAAATGTAAATACAAAAAATAATGTATCCCAACTTCTAAACTTCTATGATAGTTATAAATCAAAAAGAATGACTATTACGACAAAAGAAAAGATAGAAGAACTTGATAAAAAATATATAGTTTTAAATAAAACTTTTTTTAAATTTATAAAACCAAAAAAAGATAAAGAAGCTAAAAAAATCAATAAAATTCTTAGAAAATTATCAAAACAAAGAAAAAGAATTCTAAAGAGTATTAAAAATGAAAAAGTAGAAAATTCACTTTTAGGGATGATTGGTCGCTCAATTGAACCAGTATCTAAATATGCAGGGTTTGATTGGAAAATAAATGTTGCATTTTTAAGTTCTTTTGCAGCAAGAGAGAGTGCCGTTGCAACATTAGGAACACTTTATGAAAATAATAAAGCTGATAATATGAGAGCAGAAGATGCAATGGCGCAAAATAGTGGATATACTCCTCTACATGGTACAGCTATAATCATCTTTATGATTTTAACACCACCGTGTATTGCTACAATGATTGTAGTAAAAATGCAAACAAATAGTTATAGGTGGATGCTATTTGCAATTTTTTTCCCAGTATTTTTGGGAATTAGTATTTCCTCAATTATATTTACTACTGGTTTAAAAAATAACTGGACTGGAGTTGAGGCAATGACTTATTTTTATATTTTCGCTATAACTATTGCTCTAGTTATTGGCTTATTTCCAAATAAGAGAATTAATTGGAAAGGTGGCATAAACTCAAAAACTAATAAAAGGATAAAAGAAATTGAAAATTGTTAA
- a CDS encoding TonB-dependent siderophore receptor, with protein MLNKKLIAVTSAMIFASNLYAGDRLNDVVVTAKSKKQLIDTAGSTSIITADEIEKMGVNSINEVLEETVGISRGVNNSSTFGRKTISIRGLESKNSLILIDGRRVSGSDAQIGHSDFQYNWLPLSAIEKIEVVRGPMSSLYGSNALGGVINIITKKPTNEIESELDIKLGRTSHSRGGNEGDYSIVSSGKVNDKFAYSIFGQFNDEKLTTKPSDSNATELEGKKVKNVMANGWFTIDDTQNIEISLLKSDEKRKTVDYDNYYDLDKIHAAITYNKEFSDFAFKASLYTTKSENKIEQFAYTHKLSNTVLNTEAIIDSIDKHFIIAGAEIRRESYDKVYDTASSNAFGDSFSYSSAYLQDEIDITDNLILTLGIRYDKHENFGGEISPKAFAVYKLQENMRLKLGYGHGFNAPTVTQSSDDYQFRNYYAGYGFDGDSNLKPEVADSYELGFEYKGQDLTFKTTAFYNDVKDLIDYTTESGTEANPICATWAFGPCPFDDPISIRQYGNVDNAITKGIELEYQQDNIIDGLDFDLNYTYLKTEDKETSRELKLKPKHTLNAKISYELPYEIDSSLRYSYTGNQYDADYKKLGAYGTAAMQLSKKVTKDLTVRFGIENLTNKRLDDDYEYQLRSRFYYAGLNYKF; from the coding sequence ATGTTAAATAAAAAATTAATTGCAGTAACTTCTGCAATGATATTCGCATCAAATCTATATGCAGGAGATAGATTAAATGATGTAGTTGTTACAGCGAAAAGTAAAAAACAATTAATCGATACAGCAGGTTCAACATCAATTATTACTGCTGATGAAATTGAAAAAATGGGTGTTAATTCTATAAATGAAGTTTTAGAAGAAACAGTTGGTATTAGTAGGGGAGTTAATAATTCATCTACTTTTGGTAGAAAAACTATTTCGATTAGAGGTTTAGAGAGTAAAAACTCACTTATTCTTATTGATGGAAGAAGAGTCTCAGGTTCTGATGCACAGATTGGACATTCTGATTTTCAATATAACTGGCTTCCTTTAAGTGCAATTGAAAAAATTGAGGTTGTAAGAGGTCCAATGAGTTCACTCTATGGTTCAAATGCTTTAGGTGGAGTAATTAATATTATTACAAAGAAACCAACAAATGAAATAGAGTCAGAGCTTGATATTAAGCTTGGAAGAACAAGCCATTCTAGAGGTGGAAATGAAGGTGATTATTCAATTGTTTCAAGTGGAAAAGTTAATGATAAATTCGCATATTCTATTTTTGGACAGTTCAATGATGAAAAATTAACTACTAAACCTTCTGATTCTAATGCAACAGAACTTGAAGGAAAAAAAGTTAAAAATGTTATGGCAAATGGATGGTTTACTATTGATGATACTCAAAATATTGAAATATCATTATTAAAATCAGATGAGAAAAGAAAAACTGTAGATTATGATAACTATTATGATCTAGATAAAATACATGCTGCTATTACATACAATAAAGAATTTAGTGATTTTGCTTTTAAAGCATCTCTTTATACTACAAAATCTGAAAATAAGATAGAACAGTTTGCTTATACTCATAAGTTAAGTAACACTGTTTTAAATACTGAAGCTATCATAGATAGTATTGATAAGCATTTTATTATAGCAGGAGCAGAAATAAGAAGAGAATCTTATGATAAAGTATATGATACTGCTTCATCAAATGCATTTGGAGATAGTTTTTCTTATTCCTCTGCATATTTACAAGATGAAATAGATATTACTGATAATCTGATATTAACATTAGGTATTAGATATGACAAGCATGAAAATTTTGGTGGAGAAATAAGTCCTAAAGCATTTGCTGTTTATAAATTACAAGAAAATATGAGATTAAAGCTTGGATATGGACATGGATTTAATGCTCCAACAGTTACTCAATCTTCTGATGATTATCAATTTAGAAATTATTACGCTGGGTATGGTTTTGATGGAGATAGTAATCTAAAGCCTGAAGTAGCAGATTCTTATGAACTTGGATTTGAATATAAAGGTCAAGACCTTACATTTAAAACTACGGCATTTTACAATGATGTAAAGGATTTAATTGATTATACAACTGAATCTGGAACTGAAGCAAATCCAATTTGTGCAACTTGGGCATTTGGACCTTGCCCATTTGATGACCCTATTTCAATTAGACAATATGGAAATGTTGATAATGCTATTACAAAAGGTATTGAACTAGAGTATCAACAAGATAATATTATAGATGGTTTAGATTTTGATTTAAATTATACTTATCTAAAAACAGAAGATAAAGAAACTAGTAGAGAGTTAAAATTAAAACCAAAACATACATTAAATGCAAAAATATCGTATGAATTACCTTATGAAATAGATTCAAGTTTAAGATACAGCTATACAGGTAACCAATATGATGCAGATTATAAAAAACTTGGTGCATATGGAACAGCCGCAATGCAATTATCAAAAAAAGTTACAAAAGATTTAACTGTTAGATTTGGTATAGAGAACTTAACAAATAAAAGACTTGATGATGACTATGAGTACCAGTTAAGAAGTAGATTTTATTATGCAGGTTTAAATTACAAATTTTAA
- a CDS encoding DUF4198 domain-containing protein, which translates to MKFKKLLCLSLLSSTLFAQSQLMYTPEMTLNTGKSINLAHVQMHPYTNLKTYDMGTQHKGDEKLEPEEFYVMHKTIKTDLKDTLKPIVFTGKNEAKAYTSKYKAKKMGDHLFVMKPAPSFSEVEGIYLQMITKMVVNVAGKPTDWDKELGLEAEIIPLSKPYGIWAGSSFSGMVKASGIPIPFAHIEVELLNYDIDMENNKTTNMKTNAPQQSFKVIEFKANERGEFTFHIPKEGLWSFNAKGIGHNKKFKGRELSQDAVFWVESKNIEELKKLDKEKKETK; encoded by the coding sequence ATGAAGTTTAAAAAATTATTATGTTTAAGTTTATTAAGTAGTACACTTTTTGCACAATCACAACTTATGTATACCCCTGAAATGACTTTAAATACTGGGAAAAGTATTAATTTAGCTCATGTTCAAATGCATCCGTATACAAATTTAAAAACATATGATATGGGTACGCAACATAAAGGTGATGAAAAATTAGAACCAGAAGAATTTTATGTAATGCATAAAACAATAAAAACAGATTTAAAGGATACTTTAAAGCCAATAGTTTTCACAGGTAAAAATGAAGCAAAAGCATATACTTCAAAATATAAAGCTAAAAAGATGGGTGATCATCTTTTTGTAATGAAACCTGCTCCTTCATTTAGTGAAGTAGAGGGAATCTATTTACAAATGATTACAAAAATGGTTGTAAATGTTGCTGGTAAACCAACTGATTGGGACAAAGAATTGGGTCTTGAAGCTGAAATTATTCCTTTATCAAAACCTTATGGTATTTGGGCTGGAAGTAGTTTTTCAGGAATGGTAAAAGCTTCAGGAATTCCTATTCCTTTTGCACATATTGAAGTTGAATTATTAAATTATGATATTGATATGGAAAATAATAAAACAACAAATATGAAAACAAATGCTCCTCAACAAAGTTTTAAAGTAATTGAATTTAAAGCAAACGAAAGAGGTGAGTTTACTTTTCATATTCCAAAAGAAGGATTATGGAGTTTCAATGCCAAAGGTATTGGACATAATAAAAAATTCAAAGGAAGAGAACTTAGTCAAGATGCAGTTTTTTGGGTTGAATCAAAAAATATAGAAGAATTAAAAAAATTAGATAAGGAGAAAAAGGAGACAAAATAA
- a CDS encoding efflux RND transporter permease subunit: MDLIVKKIVEFFLNNRALNHLLFILLLMISYFSYENLSKEMFPPSSLETVVVSGSYRSSSSEVLDNLIVKDCEEILSNNPLLSNIITFILKGSYSISADIEEGSSKSLIINDIKTQIEALDTTLPDNMKVPRVYTVERFFPLLSLSIYSNEKDYKKNINIIKELNEEIKKLEYIHKSDLIGKFDKTLRIVLDYKKLDAYGLNKIEAIEAIDSIFSIYPIGKIKSNVEQYFVSTKVSGLTKKDILDIKIKIKDQTLAIKDIAKVKYLFEKNSLSTRTNAKKSIIIMTKKAKKGDSIKLSKQIRELVSKYEKEHSSLEIKVLNDSSFWIKTRLNVISSNIIIGLILLFFAIWIFISFKISLVVLIGIPVSLAFGLIGLDFFGSGLNTLSLIGVLLSLGLLVDEAIVVSENIHRHRLLGKNIQTACIDGTVEVLPTLLVALLTTVIAFLPLLFISGGLGVFVKIIPLMVVVLIVSSFIESFVFLPSHYKLIVSDKSKYKINYKDKMWDTLGNLYKKMLLFCIKYKYIFVVFFIVLILFISFLFIKKSKFILFPEFDAMSINITGKVANNSMSYTSKKIKPLEKILLKKLEKEDYSSIHTTIGMKTDGRSSHEKGDNLFTITINLKPKIADDYFNREINPYFKLFGKNSQEERTRKQTAKMIRNDLQDWFKKYKKEMNLELNIPQTGVVKSDILISFSSNNEKKVKESIDLLKEKMSKIDGLFNIKDDMNYSDIALQVDINDYGRRLGFTQKNIIESLRVYLKTQKLTKVVNDNNELLELKLYVVDKTKLENFKTLMVEVPNSTMKVSLYDISKIIYKNTLSNIKKDNLEKVFSISASTDKKTITSRKFYRKIKADLEIIKAKGIKVYIKGEAGKNKQIQKDITKSLIFAIFGILLILTWFFKSFILSLFSLTVIPLSIFGVLVGHFILGLPLTFSSMLGFVGLIGIVMNDTLLMLNFLKKSKSYEELIENATLRLRPILLTSITTVLGLFTLMFLASGESLLMQPLAVSIGFGLLGATMINLLYIPIAYSIKIRNKKEKND, translated from the coding sequence TTGGATTTAATAGTAAAAAAAATAGTAGAATTTTTTTTAAATAATAGAGCTCTAAACCATCTTTTATTTATACTTCTTTTAATGATTTCATATTTCTCATACGAAAATTTATCAAAAGAGATGTTTCCTCCTTCTTCTTTAGAAACAGTGGTTGTTAGTGGAAGTTATAGAAGTAGTAGTAGTGAAGTTCTAGATAATTTGATTGTTAAAGATTGTGAAGAAATCTTAAGTAATAACCCTTTGTTATCAAATATAATAACTTTTATATTAAAAGGTAGTTATTCTATAAGTGCAGATATTGAAGAAGGTTCTTCAAAGAGTTTAATCATAAATGATATAAAAACACAAATAGAGGCTTTAGATACTACTTTACCTGATAATATGAAAGTACCAAGAGTTTACACTGTAGAGAGATTTTTTCCTTTATTATCACTCTCTATTTATTCAAATGAAAAAGATTATAAAAAAAATATAAATATAATAAAAGAACTAAATGAAGAGATAAAAAAATTAGAATATATTCATAAATCAGACTTGATAGGAAAGTTTGATAAAACACTTAGAATAGTTTTAGACTATAAAAAACTTGATGCTTATGGCTTAAATAAAATTGAAGCTATTGAAGCTATTGATTCCATATTTTCTATTTATCCTATTGGTAAAATCAAATCAAATGTGGAGCAATATTTTGTAAGTACAAAAGTTTCTGGACTTACAAAAAAAGATATCTTAGATATAAAGATAAAAATAAAAGATCAAACTTTAGCAATAAAAGATATAGCAAAAGTAAAATATCTTTTTGAAAAAAACTCTTTAAGTACTAGAACAAATGCTAAAAAATCAATAATTATAATGACAAAAAAAGCTAAAAAAGGTGATAGTATAAAACTATCTAAACAAATAAGAGAGTTAGTATCAAAGTATGAAAAAGAACATTCTTCTTTAGAAATTAAAGTATTAAATGATAGTTCTTTTTGGATAAAAACAAGACTTAATGTGATTAGTTCAAATATTATTATAGGACTTATCTTACTCTTTTTTGCAATATGGATTTTTATCTCTTTTAAGATTTCACTTGTTGTTTTAATTGGAATACCTGTAAGTCTTGCTTTTGGACTTATTGGCTTAGACTTTTTTGGTAGTGGATTAAATACCTTATCTTTAATAGGTGTATTATTAAGCTTAGGATTATTAGTTGATGAAGCAATTGTTGTAAGTGAAAATATACATAGACATAGATTATTAGGGAAAAATATTCAAACTGCCTGTATTGACGGAACAGTTGAAGTTTTACCAACTCTTTTAGTTGCATTATTGACAACAGTTATTGCTTTTTTACCACTTTTATTTATAAGTGGAGGATTAGGAGTTTTTGTAAAGATTATTCCTTTGATGGTAGTTGTTTTAATCGTAAGTTCATTTATTGAGAGTTTTGTATTTTTACCATCCCATTATAAATTAATAGTTAGCGATAAATCAAAATATAAAATAAATTATAAAGATAAAATGTGGGATACTTTAGGAAATTTATATAAAAAGATGCTACTTTTTTGTATAAAATATAAATATATATTTGTAGTCTTTTTTATAGTCTTAATTTTGTTTATCTCTTTTCTTTTTATAAAAAAATCTAAGTTTATACTTTTCCCTGAATTTGATGCCATGAGTATAAATATAACAGGAAAAGTAGCAAATAACTCTATGTCATATACAAGTAAGAAGATTAAGCCTTTAGAAAAAATCTTATTAAAAAAACTTGAAAAAGAAGATTACTCTTCAATTCATACTACTATTGGTATGAAAACAGATGGACGTTCTAGCCATGAAAAGGGTGATAACTTATTTACAATTACGATTAATCTAAAACCAAAAATTGCAGATGATTATTTTAATAGAGAAATTAATCCATACTTTAAACTCTTTGGAAAAAATAGCCAAGAAGAAAGAACAAGAAAACAAACGGCAAAGATGATTAGGAATGATTTACAAGATTGGTTTAAAAAATATAAAAAAGAGATGAACCTTGAGTTGAATATCCCTCAAACAGGGGTAGTTAAAAGTGATATTCTTATATCTTTTTCAAGTAATAATGAAAAAAAAGTAAAAGAATCTATAGATTTATTAAAAGAAAAGATGTCAAAAATAGATGGGCTTTTTAATATAAAAGATGATATGAATTATAGTGATATTGCTTTACAAGTGGATATAAATGATTATGGTAGAAGATTAGGTTTTACTCAGAAAAATATTATTGAAAGTTTAAGAGTTTATTTAAAAACTCAAAAACTGACAAAAGTTGTAAATGACAATAATGAACTTTTAGAGTTAAAATTATATGTAGTAGATAAAACTAAATTAGAGAATTTTAAAACTCTGATGGTTGAGGTTCCAAATAGTACAATGAAAGTCTCTTTATATGATATTTCAAAGATTATTTACAAAAATACTTTATCAAATATAAAAAAAGATAATCTTGAGAAAGTATTTAGTATTAGTGCAAGTACAGATAAAAAAACTATAACGTCTAGAAAGTTTTATAGAAAAATAAAAGCAGATTTGGAGATTATAAAAGCCAAAGGGATAAAAGTTTATATAAAAGGTGAAGCTGGAAAAAATAAACAAATTCAAAAAGATATAACAAAGAGTTTGATTTTTGCAATTTTTGGAATATTGCTTATTCTAACATGGTTTTTTAAATCCTTTATTCTCTCTTTATTTTCTTTAACTGTAATTCCCCTATCAATTTTTGGAGTATTAGTAGGTCATTTTATTTTGGGCTTACCACTTACTTTTTCTTCAATGCTTGGTTTTGTAGGACTTATAGGAATTGTTATGAATGATACATTATTGATGTTGAATTTTCTAAAAAAGTCTAAGTCATATGAAGAATTAATAGAAAATGCAACCTTAAGATTAAGACCTATCTTGTTAACATCTATTACGACTGTTTTAGGACTTTTTACATTAATGTTTTTAGCTTCTGGTGAGAGTTTACTAATGCAACCATTAGCTGTTAGTATTGGATTTGGTCTGCTTGGAGCAACTATGATAAACTTATTATATATTCCTATAGCATACTCAATAAAGATAAGAAATAAAAAGGAAAAGAATGATTAA
- a CDS encoding ChaN family lipoprotein: protein MIKIITLVLGFIFIFAGCSSKDRVLTHDLEKKEMIYSIKQAKEIDMKEIINQIEPYSLVFVGDHHNTEKTHKFFQDLLTKMDQEGYNLYLINEWFTPEHDDLLEMFTSGKIDSLELKKKREWDKFTKYKWEYVEPLYKAVKENTGKLYGMNLTKEQRTKISLKQLDKMSEDEKKFYNSLDLKVSAHSKLVMPYLKHCNKMPKKSEEACEERMYRVQVAWDTYMSENINKIVKQVIKSSKDKVFVFVGAMHIEQDLGIPLRFSRLNTLPFTTISNKKIDKKEDLEVEINKADIVYIYE, encoded by the coding sequence ATGATTAAAATAATAACACTAGTATTGGGTTTTATATTTATTTTTGCTGGATGTTCAAGTAAAGATAGAGTACTAACTCATGATTTAGAAAAAAAAGAGATGATTTACTCTATCAAACAAGCTAAAGAAATAGATATGAAAGAGATAATAAATCAAATAGAACCATATTCCTTAGTTTTTGTAGGCGATCATCACAATACAGAAAAAACACATAAGTTTTTTCAAGACTTATTAACAAAGATGGATCAAGAAGGATATAATTTGTATCTAATAAATGAATGGTTTACTCCTGAACATGATGATTTATTAGAAATGTTTACTAGTGGAAAAATAGATTCTTTAGAATTAAAAAAGAAAAGAGAATGGGATAAGTTTACAAAATATAAATGGGAATATGTTGAACCATTATATAAAGCAGTAAAAGAAAATACTGGTAAATTATATGGAATGAATCTAACAAAAGAGCAAAGAACTAAAATCTCTTTAAAGCAATTAGATAAGATGAGTGAAGATGAAAAAAAGTTTTATAATTCTCTAGATTTAAAAGTAAGTGCTCATAGTAAACTTGTAATGCCTTATTTAAAACATTGTAATAAGATGCCTAAAAAAAGTGAAGAAGCTTGTGAAGAAAGAATGTACCGTGTACAAGTTGCATGGGATACTTATATGTCTGAAAATATTAATAAAATTGTAAAACAGGTAATAAAGAGTTCTAAAGATAAAGTTTTTGTATTTGTTGGAGCAATGCATATTGAACAAGATTTAGGAATACCATTGAGATTTTCAAGATTAAACACTTTACCTTTCACTACAATTTCAAATAAAAAAATAGATAAAAAAGAAGATTTAGAAGTAGAAATAAATAAAGCAGATATTGTTTATATCTACGAATAG
- a CDS encoding energy transducer TonB, translating into MTLYKSDEKKIVVTQKPTVNTIALKKVVLKKKEVKKVVEKKEIKKVVTPKIVEKKVKKVVKKAKRKVPKKIVKKEVKKVEKKLEKKVEKMVKKITPKIIPTVVKKVIPSISKKTIVSNIDKNAIKNDYLSKLRATIENNKIYPKRAKRLKQQGKVIISFEITKSGHIKKIALKNACPYRRLNSAAIELLEQIAKFEPIPKELEKNTWAIDVPINYSIVNI; encoded by the coding sequence TTGACTTTATATAAATCTGATGAAAAGAAAATTGTAGTTACTCAAAAACCTACAGTAAATACTATTGCCTTGAAAAAGGTGGTTCTAAAGAAAAAAGAAGTTAAAAAAGTAGTTGAAAAAAAAGAGATAAAAAAAGTCGTTACTCCCAAAATAGTCGAAAAAAAAGTTAAAAAAGTAGTTAAAAAAGCGAAAAGAAAAGTTCCAAAGAAGATAGTAAAAAAAGAAGTTAAGAAAGTTGAAAAAAAACTTGAAAAGAAAGTTGAGAAAATGGTTAAAAAAATTACACCTAAAATAATACCAACAGTCGTAAAAAAAGTAATTCCTTCTATTAGTAAGAAAACAATTGTTTCAAATATAGATAAAAATGCTATTAAAAATGACTATCTTTCAAAACTTCGGGCGACTATTGAAAATAATAAAATATATCCAAAAAGGGCAAAAAGATTAAAACAACAAGGTAAAGTTATTATATCTTTTGAAATTACAAAAAGTGGACATATAAAAAAAATTGCTCTTAAAAATGCTTGCCCTTATAGAAGATTAAATAGTGCAGCAATTGAGTTATTAGAACAAATTGCAAAATTTGAACCAATACCAAAAGAGTTAGAGAAAAATACATGGGCTATTGATGTCCCAATAAATTATTCAATAGTTAATATATAG